In a genomic window of Vibrio marisflavi CECT 7928:
- a CDS encoding ketopantoate reductase family protein has product MKVSIIGVGAIGGYVFAKLSETNRHNLQCVVSQHSALLEHNEIKLSHSTQSSRSPIENITSDYSAIGGELIFITLKSTHNAEVFPQLAHLRNKTFVVIQNGIGNEAHLAQFLHESNTIIGATTNIKVTKTSAGNQVTLHKESSYLNYAHYHEGTNELDLESVFNLLFGSVSPKDDIFQARFPKLLVNASCNLASIIYDACMQTLSTAAEPRQLVEDIGQEVIQVAQAYGVNIDPSTVSQLFSHLAVPEFKGVYFSMKEDFDSGRDMEIETIFHNLVELANKANVQMPKTQASLNTLLSMIDQRNTQSQLCS; this is encoded by the coding sequence ATGAAAGTCAGCATTATTGGCGTTGGAGCAATAGGTGGGTACGTCTTTGCTAAACTCTCGGAGACGAATCGACATAACCTGCAGTGTGTCGTTAGTCAACACTCTGCTCTACTAGAGCACAATGAAATTAAGCTAAGCCACTCCACGCAAAGCAGCAGATCGCCAATCGAAAACATTACATCGGATTACTCAGCGATAGGCGGTGAGTTGATTTTCATCACACTAAAGAGCACACACAACGCTGAAGTATTCCCACAGCTAGCTCACCTAAGGAACAAAACCTTTGTTGTGATTCAAAATGGTATTGGCAACGAAGCACACCTAGCTCAATTCCTCCATGAAAGTAACACCATTATCGGAGCAACAACCAATATCAAAGTGACTAAGACCTCAGCTGGAAATCAAGTTACGCTTCACAAAGAGTCTAGTTACTTAAACTATGCCCACTATCACGAGGGAACGAACGAGTTAGATTTAGAGTCGGTTTTCAATCTACTTTTTGGCTCTGTAAGCCCAAAAGACGATATATTTCAAGCGCGCTTTCCCAAGCTGCTAGTCAACGCCTCTTGCAACCTCGCATCTATTATTTATGACGCCTGCATGCAAACTCTCTCGACTGCAGCTGAACCTCGCCAGCTTGTCGAAGATATCGGCCAAGAAGTCATACAAGTTGCCCAAGCTTACGGCGTAAACATCGATCCTTCCACTGTCAGCCAGCTATTTAGTCATTTGGCTGTGCCTGAATTCAAAGGGGTGTACTTCAGCATGAAAGAGGACTTTGATTCAGGCAGGGATATGGAGATCGAAACCATTTTCCACAACTTGGTCGAACTAGCAAACAAAGCCAACGTACAGATGCCAAAAACTCAGGCTTCTCTAAACACATTGCTCTCCATGATTGACCAGAGAAACACACAATCACAGCTGTGTAGCTAA
- a CDS encoding substrate-binding periplasmic protein, with protein MRIVNYNILFLLILILMPYSGYSREITLSGIEDTIDGEISAKVLEHAYSIDDINLNVLYMPAQRSIATSSAGKVDGELFRTPDSVSKYSSLIQVAQPIHYVNVYIATKSKSGIESIEQLRNRSIGVVRGRLYKRLTQGFDNVSMVTRHNQLVKMLINDRVDAIILSEYTLRYYMSKENKENTKNIVVLGDPIYSSPVFHYLHKRNKDLVPIIKSRVNQVMDNGIYEKILSKYTLLSGGK; from the coding sequence GTGAGAATAGTTAATTACAATATATTATTTTTGCTGATATTAATTTTAATGCCTTATTCCGGTTATTCAAGAGAGATCACTTTGAGTGGTATTGAAGACACAATTGATGGGGAGATATCTGCCAAAGTATTAGAGCATGCCTATTCTATCGACGATATTAATCTTAACGTTTTGTATATGCCAGCCCAGAGATCTATAGCGACGTCTTCTGCAGGGAAAGTAGATGGAGAGCTATTTCGTACACCTGATTCAGTATCAAAATACTCTAGTCTTATTCAAGTTGCGCAGCCTATACACTATGTTAACGTGTATATAGCGACCAAGTCTAAAAGTGGGATAGAGAGCATAGAACAACTACGAAATCGTAGTATTGGAGTGGTAAGAGGTAGGTTATACAAAAGGTTAACACAAGGCTTCGATAACGTTAGTATGGTGACAAGGCATAATCAGCTAGTTAAAATGCTTATCAATGATCGAGTTGATGCCATTATTTTATCTGAGTATACGTTAAGGTACTACATGTCAAAGGAAAATAAAGAGAATACAAAGAACATTGTTGTTCTAGGCGACCCCATATATAGCTCTCCAGTATTTCACTACTTGCATAAGCGTAATAAAGATCTTGTTCCTATTATCAAAAGTCGAGTCAATCAAGTAATGGATAATGGTATATATGAGAAGATACTTTCCAAGTACACCTTATTAAGTGGAGGAAAATGA
- a CDS encoding Dabb family protein — protein sequence MIRHVLLIKFKPTADDSGIDQLKTLFLSIPERVEGVTSVEWGLNDSPEGKNQGYSHCVFMTFANEQGRQNYLPHPEHEALKAVFRPLLEDVIVFDYQA from the coding sequence ATGATACGCCACGTGCTACTTATTAAGTTTAAACCGACCGCTGATGACTCTGGTATTGATCAGCTAAAAACTCTGTTCTTGTCTATACCTGAGAGAGTAGAAGGTGTGACTTCCGTTGAGTGGGGGCTAAATGATAGCCCAGAAGGCAAGAACCAAGGTTATAGCCATTGTGTCTTTATGACATTCGCCAATGAACAAGGTCGACAGAACTATTTACCACACCCAGAACACGAAGCGCTGAAAGCTGTGTTTAGGCCACTACTTGAAGACGTCATTGTGTTTGACTATCAGGCTTAA
- a CDS encoding GGDEF domain-containing protein, protein MFNPLNSLRVKIVLLFLISLFLILFLFMSILSIEIRHRYEDLFIQRGYINAEQLALKTDRLLDLGLMPSEFSGYEELCEEIITRTEGVTYVGLLDGKGAPVFQAGTSLSKPTSRDDHISSVFSSSSPSDFYINVPLTNENFRGSILIVVDENLVERQVISVLKYILMYGVITVFACAVGVLGFLKLYLGKPIEHLVEHMRLVDLREGELESDELGDRKDEIGLVARTFDNLMKSLRSSQISLSKSNAELQAIAEELEHRVELRTEELREANRQLKLVAHTDALSGLSNRLQFSEVYYQRFAHAKRHEHNFSILMIDLDRFKEVNDKFGHMAGDHVIQVIGQRLREDLREGDSYFRMGGDEFVFLAEEYNSALELRNIVEKVSKLILTPIDYQNIHLPIGVSIGVASLENDNYKTADELYALADSAMYRAKKDGVDYLYATESVDPPLTQNE, encoded by the coding sequence ATGTTTAATCCTTTGAATTCATTGAGAGTAAAAATTGTTCTTCTGTTTTTGATTAGCTTATTTCTCATCCTGTTTTTGTTCATGAGTATTCTCTCTATCGAAATCCGCCATCGCTATGAAGACCTATTTATTCAGCGAGGCTACATCAACGCTGAACAGCTGGCATTAAAGACAGATAGGCTACTTGATCTCGGATTAATGCCTTCAGAGTTTTCAGGTTATGAAGAGCTATGTGAAGAGATCATCACACGAACAGAAGGTGTCACCTATGTAGGGTTGCTCGATGGCAAAGGAGCGCCTGTTTTTCAGGCGGGTACTTCGCTATCAAAGCCCACCTCCCGTGACGACCACATTTCCAGCGTATTTTCTAGTTCAAGCCCTAGTGATTTTTATATTAATGTACCGTTAACCAATGAAAATTTCCGGGGCTCTATTTTAATTGTTGTCGATGAGAACCTTGTTGAAAGGCAGGTCATTTCAGTCCTCAAATACATACTTATGTATGGCGTTATTACCGTATTTGCATGTGCAGTAGGCGTACTTGGCTTCCTAAAACTATATTTAGGCAAACCGATTGAGCACTTAGTCGAGCACATGCGCCTCGTCGATCTTCGAGAAGGTGAACTAGAGTCTGACGAGCTTGGAGATAGAAAAGATGAAATCGGATTAGTGGCGAGAACCTTCGATAATCTAATGAAAAGCCTACGCTCTAGCCAAATTTCTCTGTCTAAATCGAATGCAGAATTGCAAGCCATAGCCGAAGAGCTAGAACATCGTGTCGAGCTTAGAACTGAAGAGCTAAGAGAAGCCAATCGACAACTAAAACTTGTTGCACACACTGATGCGTTGAGCGGCCTTTCCAATCGACTTCAGTTTAGTGAAGTCTATTACCAACGCTTTGCTCACGCCAAAAGACACGAACATAATTTCTCCATACTCATGATTGATTTAGATCGATTTAAAGAAGTGAATGACAAGTTCGGCCATATGGCAGGTGATCACGTCATCCAAGTTATAGGGCAGAGGCTTCGTGAAGACTTACGAGAAGGTGACAGTTACTTCCGCATGGGCGGTGATGAATTTGTATTTTTGGCAGAAGAATACAATTCGGCTCTTGAACTGCGTAACATAGTTGAAAAGGTCAGTAAGCTTATCCTAACGCCAATAGATTATCAGAACATTCATTTACCAATTGGTGTAAGCATCGGTGTCGCGAGCTTAGAAAATGATAATTACAAAACAGCGGATGAACTCTATGCATTAGCAGATTCAGCGATGTATAGAGCTAAAAAAGACGGAGTTGACTATCTATATGCAACCGAGTCAGTCGATCCACCGTTGACCCAAAACGAGTAA
- a CDS encoding TetR/AcrR family transcriptional regulator codes for MKNSTTHVGRPKAGERDVYSTIIDTTKRLVTETETPLKGITTSSISTNAGVSRSLIRYYFGSKDALMETVIEELVSAFFNKLSDVISGVSHQYLIDDIGGIFLDGMKNPNITSFFSKISSLQENDKARVFFNKVIVEYTNRFHSSISGHFESSVKFSKRENEKLLILSIVSLMMQPTSFSSRIYPELKQPSRK; via the coding sequence ATGAAAAACAGTACAACTCACGTAGGTCGCCCAAAGGCTGGAGAGCGTGACGTATATTCAACAATAATTGACACGACAAAACGACTAGTTACAGAAACAGAAACACCATTGAAAGGTATTACCACTAGCTCGATTTCAACAAATGCTGGAGTCAGTCGTTCTCTGATACGTTACTATTTCGGTAGCAAGGATGCTTTAATGGAGACAGTGATAGAAGAGCTAGTCTCGGCGTTTTTTAACAAATTGAGCGATGTTATATCAGGTGTAAGTCATCAATATTTAATTGATGATATCGGGGGCATATTCCTTGATGGAATGAAAAACCCTAACATCACCAGCTTTTTTTCAAAAATTTCGTCTCTACAAGAGAATGATAAGGCTAGAGTATTCTTCAACAAAGTAATTGTTGAATACACTAATAGGTTTCATTCTTCAATTTCTGGTCACTTCGAAAGTTCGGTAAAATTTAGCAAACGTGAAAATGAAAAATTGCTGATTCTATCGATAGTTAGTTTGATGATGCAACCTACTAGTTTCTCATCGAGAATATACCCAGAGTTAAAACAACCTAGTCGAAAATAA
- a CDS encoding substrate-binding periplasmic protein produces MVSKAVVQCMFALCVFLACKVQAQYNMHFFLPDFPPYTTTDKHGNAVGIGLEAVLPILDTVGVNYSIQVGSNHGRALSELRGGRSDGFFMASKNAQRDEYAVFSNSVMINRWVWVVLRKNRASFKPSDKSRYVMASLLNTNTNYWLKKSGYKTVKPASDIHALVSKLVTKEVDAILVAEAVFNSEFKYDVRFQLMTQKETEFGIYISKAFLKDHPEFMDKLNKAIQQQR; encoded by the coding sequence ATGGTCTCAAAAGCTGTAGTTCAATGTATGTTTGCTCTATGTGTATTCTTAGCTTGTAAAGTTCAAGCACAGTACAATATGCACTTCTTCTTGCCAGACTTTCCACCATATACAACCACTGACAAACACGGCAATGCAGTCGGCATTGGGCTTGAGGCAGTTTTACCGATTTTGGACACCGTTGGCGTAAACTACTCGATTCAAGTCGGTTCAAACCATGGGCGTGCCTTGTCTGAATTGAGAGGTGGACGCTCAGATGGTTTTTTCATGGCTTCTAAAAACGCGCAACGCGACGAATATGCGGTTTTTTCAAATTCGGTCATGATCAACAGATGGGTTTGGGTTGTATTGAGAAAAAATCGAGCTAGTTTTAAACCTAGCGATAAAAGTCGGTATGTGATGGCAAGCTTGCTTAACACCAATACAAATTATTGGTTGAAGAAATCAGGCTATAAGACGGTTAAACCTGCGTCGGATATTCATGCCCTCGTCAGTAAGCTAGTCACCAAAGAAGTCGATGCGATTTTAGTGGCTGAGGCTGTATTTAATAGTGAGTTTAAATATGATGTTAGATTCCAGCTTATGACGCAAAAAGAAACAGAGTTTGGCATTTATATTTCAAAAGCATTTTTGAAAGACCACCCAGAGTTTATGGATAAATTAAATAAGGCTATCCAACAGCAGCGATAA
- a CDS encoding ABC transporter substrate-binding protein, which translates to MAESNPFRVLHVMSYHKTWKWNIEQFQGFKDGIGDIEVEYQIIELDTKRDSSQKSIQEKVAQTHQVIETWKPNLLYINDDNAQKYVSHALVNSDLPVVFSGVNRDPSEYDFLGSSNVTGVLEHEHFVPTVNLVQSLSPNISKIAVIVDSDPTWKGVMTRMRANSKHLRNIEVTEWILVKTFDEYKQVIERLQTQVDSIALLGIFNLKNQNGKDVPYEEVLKWTVKNSQLPDFSFWESRVNSGTLAAVAVSGYDQGYIAGQMAKKILVENIKPSEIDIRPSYKGVPMISLPRAKALGLNPNVQVLLNNTIKRSYTWGQ; encoded by the coding sequence ATGGCCGAAAGCAACCCTTTTCGTGTTCTGCATGTCATGAGTTACCACAAGACTTGGAAATGGAATATTGAGCAGTTCCAAGGATTTAAAGATGGCATAGGAGATATTGAGGTTGAGTATCAAATCATAGAGCTAGACACAAAACGAGATAGTTCTCAGAAGTCGATACAAGAAAAGGTAGCGCAAACCCACCAAGTTATAGAAACGTGGAAACCAAATTTACTATATATCAATGACGATAACGCTCAAAAATATGTCTCTCATGCTCTGGTAAATAGTGACCTACCAGTCGTATTTAGTGGCGTAAACCGAGATCCATCTGAATACGACTTTCTTGGCTCGAGCAATGTGACTGGTGTTTTAGAACATGAGCACTTCGTACCCACTGTAAACTTAGTTCAATCATTGTCGCCTAACATATCCAAAATCGCTGTCATCGTTGATAGTGATCCAACATGGAAAGGTGTGATGACTCGGATGCGTGCGAATAGCAAGCACCTAAGAAACATTGAGGTTACAGAGTGGATTCTAGTGAAGACATTTGATGAATATAAGCAGGTAATAGAACGTCTTCAAACCCAAGTAGACAGTATCGCTCTATTGGGAATATTCAACCTAAAGAACCAAAATGGAAAAGATGTTCCTTACGAAGAAGTACTCAAATGGACAGTAAAGAATAGTCAGCTGCCCGACTTCTCTTTCTGGGAGTCTCGCGTTAATAGCGGCACGCTTGCTGCCGTCGCAGTATCTGGCTATGACCAAGGATATATTGCAGGTCAAATGGCAAAAAAAATCCTCGTAGAAAATATCAAACCCAGCGAAATTGACATTCGCCCTAGTTACAAAGGAGTACCTATGATCAGCCTACCTAGGGCCAAGGCTTTAGGATTGAATCCTAATGTACAAGTGTTGTTAAACAATACGATTAAGAGATCTTATACTTGGGGACAGTAA
- a CDS encoding helix-turn-helix domain-containing protein: MKEKKEFIGFKVQNQLAIGKGVFEPPLRYQDSLVNEARIVHVVQGRSTLICANNVLNLSPGDTVLLKSDNFVNNWHALEDSSLVEIMGFQLTSSILQAVYSEQVPSQFSASTNRVSYSALRLPRTPILKGFFDGLYTYFINPESFSQPIVEVKVRELIELLLQTDSDGSIANMLGDLFSGSEYKLQDVVQKHLYSNIKLNELAFLCGLSLSTFNRRFKKVYGTSPNQYLNSKRLEKAQQLIQSTDDNLTSIAYDCGFEDLSYFSRLFKKYYQFSPSELRKKR; this comes from the coding sequence ATGAAAGAAAAAAAAGAATTTATTGGTTTTAAAGTACAAAACCAGTTAGCCATAGGAAAGGGAGTGTTTGAACCCCCATTGCGTTATCAGGATAGTCTTGTCAACGAAGCACGTATTGTGCATGTCGTCCAAGGTCGTTCGACCCTGATATGTGCAAACAATGTATTGAATTTAAGTCCGGGCGACACAGTTTTATTGAAATCTGACAATTTTGTAAACAACTGGCATGCGCTTGAAGACAGCTCTTTAGTTGAAATTATGGGCTTTCAGCTTACCTCCTCAATTTTGCAAGCTGTCTATAGCGAGCAGGTACCTAGTCAATTTTCTGCTTCGACTAATAGGGTTAGCTATTCTGCGTTACGTCTACCTAGAACTCCTATCCTGAAAGGTTTTTTTGATGGCCTGTATACATACTTTATTAATCCAGAATCTTTTTCACAACCTATTGTTGAGGTGAAAGTCCGTGAATTGATCGAGTTGCTTCTACAAACCGATAGCGATGGTTCTATCGCAAACATGTTAGGTGATCTGTTCTCGGGCTCTGAATACAAGCTGCAAGATGTTGTTCAGAAGCACTTATATAGCAACATAAAACTTAATGAGTTGGCGTTTTTGTGCGGCCTTAGCTTGTCCACTTTTAACCGTAGGTTTAAGAAGGTTTACGGCACAAGCCCAAATCAATATCTCAACTCCAAAAGACTAGAAAAAGCCCAACAACTTATCCAGAGCACTGATGACAACCTTACTTCAATAGCATATGACTGTGGTTTTGAAGACCTAAGCTACTTTTCTAGGCTATTTAAAAAGTACTACCAGTTCTCTCCCTCCGAGCTTCGAAAAAAACGTTGA
- a CDS encoding LysR family transcriptional regulator, with amino-acid sequence MSSSKILSCIGNTSINHIRYFVSVYELGSISKAAKECSVSQPAVSKGIKTLESQLGINLFYRDTKACLPTEPAKQLYPKFLEICSSSLSISNLLRAISSGDYGEIKIGLGKLVGPLGSRLITSIIKNKFQNLKISVIQDTPSNLQRSLLQHNLDFFICHSEAFGSVNNVDQIRKKPLMNVKLTAVASPSAEFLKNIDDIVDYPWAFPNLEVVSTSKNNFYNTYYKRIQANNTILYEIDDIDARIRLALSGQAATVCPTLSVASYLKTGALIKLPVEIDDYQVCVYHHSHRALSNKSQYIVDSMKEFFSLVNN; translated from the coding sequence ATGAGTTCTTCCAAGATATTGTCTTGTATAGGGAATACTAGCATCAATCATATACGTTACTTCGTAAGCGTTTATGAATTAGGGAGCATATCAAAAGCTGCAAAAGAATGCAGCGTATCACAGCCAGCAGTTTCGAAAGGTATAAAAACCTTAGAGAGTCAGCTTGGTATCAATTTATTTTATCGAGATACTAAAGCCTGCCTACCCACAGAGCCTGCAAAGCAGCTCTATCCTAAATTTCTCGAAATATGTTCTTCATCACTTTCTATCAGTAATCTGCTACGTGCCATCAGCAGCGGTGATTATGGTGAAATAAAGATTGGCCTTGGTAAATTAGTTGGACCATTAGGCAGTCGGCTAATTACAAGTATTATAAAAAACAAATTTCAAAACCTTAAGATCAGCGTGATTCAGGATACGCCTTCCAATCTTCAACGAAGCTTACTACAACACAATCTCGATTTTTTCATATGTCATAGTGAAGCATTTGGCTCTGTTAATAATGTCGACCAAATAAGAAAAAAACCTTTGATGAATGTAAAGCTAACAGCAGTTGCATCACCGAGCGCAGAGTTTTTAAAAAACATAGATGATATTGTCGATTACCCTTGGGCTTTTCCGAATCTTGAGGTAGTGAGCACTTCAAAAAACAACTTTTACAATACTTACTACAAGCGCATTCAAGCGAACAATACGATCCTTTATGAGATAGATGACATTGACGCTAGAATTCGTTTAGCCTTGTCAGGTCAAGCTGCGACTGTATGCCCAACGCTTTCTGTCGCTAGTTACTTAAAAACAGGTGCACTGATTAAACTCCCTGTTGAAATCGACGATTATCAAGTTTGTGTATATCACCATAGCCATAGAGCACTTTCCAATAAGTCACAATATATCGTTGACTCAATGAAAGAATTTTTTAGCCTAGTAAATAATTAG
- a CDS encoding SDR family NAD(P)-dependent oxidoreductase, whose protein sequence is MRSSLTGKSVLITGANGGIGYATCRQVLRHAPRKLTLACRSQFQADECKIKLNTLNFSKTPLDAVGGFEMTSDRQLKRVVSSLDAKHKFDVVFVQAGGAFFDKKFRFIKAREGQIEQTVFQNAIGGYLLVRYLLEHRLLSKKARIVFAGGEGARGVRPLIKKQSFHSIENLKAYIETGAGQKYNPLDAIGVSKLVSALISLKLASIDSGREYVWFSPGLTGGTYGLDHWAGLQKYISKYLVFPIAAAFGLAQPPRKAAGKCLLALAGEIGRSGDLIGAPETKALGQLCDQKPMNPDFTNQRLRDEFFIYLQRQFGSFPNI, encoded by the coding sequence ATGCGGTCATCTTTGACAGGTAAATCAGTTTTAATTACAGGTGCGAACGGTGGCATTGGGTATGCGACTTGTCGGCAAGTATTGCGACATGCCCCAAGGAAGTTAACTCTAGCTTGTAGAAGCCAATTTCAAGCAGACGAGTGCAAAATTAAATTGAATACACTTAACTTTTCTAAAACACCCTTGGATGCGGTCGGTGGCTTTGAAATGACCAGTGATCGTCAACTTAAAAGAGTCGTTTCTAGCTTAGACGCTAAGCACAAGTTTGACGTCGTGTTTGTTCAAGCTGGCGGTGCTTTTTTTGATAAAAAGTTTCGTTTTATAAAAGCGAGAGAAGGTCAGATAGAACAAACTGTGTTTCAAAACGCTATTGGGGGATATCTTTTGGTGAGATATTTACTGGAGCACAGGCTTCTATCAAAAAAGGCCAGAATCGTATTCGCTGGTGGTGAAGGGGCTAGGGGCGTTAGGCCGTTAATCAAGAAACAAAGCTTCCACTCGATTGAGAATTTAAAAGCCTATATTGAGACAGGAGCCGGTCAGAAATACAATCCACTAGATGCTATTGGGGTATCCAAACTGGTTAGCGCTCTCATTTCCTTGAAACTCGCTTCAATAGACTCGGGCCGAGAATATGTATGGTTTTCTCCGGGGTTAACTGGCGGAACCTACGGCTTAGATCACTGGGCCGGTTTGCAAAAATACATTTCAAAATATCTGGTATTTCCCATTGCTGCGGCGTTTGGGTTGGCTCAGCCTCCAAGAAAAGCAGCAGGAAAATGCTTACTCGCACTCGCTGGTGAAATAGGGCGCTCAGGCGATCTAATTGGAGCTCCAGAGACAAAGGCATTGGGGCAGTTATGCGATCAAAAACCTATGAACCCTGACTTCACCAATCAGCGTTTAAGAGATGAGTTTTTTATCTACCTACAAAGGCAATTTGGTTCATTCCCTAATATTTAA